AACTTATTCCTCAACTCAACAGAACTTAAAGAATCCATCCCCAGGTCAAAAAAGCCTGTTGCTAAGGCAATCGATTCGGGATTATTGATTCCTAATACCAGAGCTAATTGACGACGGACATGAGCTACTAATAAAGAGCGACGTTCGTTAGGTGCTGTTGCCTCCAGCTTTAACAGAAATTCTGACTTAGACGTTTCAGAAGTGGTTTGGATTGTTTCCTGCCAATCTGCCAAGAAAGGCCATTGGGCTAATCTCTCCTGCCATCCTGACCACTCAAGGGGAACCACTCCTACTTCTACATCCTCACCACTCATCAGTAGTTCTAGAGACTCTAATACCTGAGTTGGAGATATTACACCCATACCCTGCTTGGATGCCCTCATATCCGCACCCCTTTCTGCCGCCTCTCCCACTTGAGCAACGGCTCCCCAATGAATGCTCAATCCCGACAATCCCATCCCGCGACGATAATGGGCTAACCCATCAAGAAACCCATTAGCTGCCGAATGATTTCCCTGACCAGGTGAACCCAACAGAGATGCTGCCGAAGAAAACAGCACAAAAAAGTCCAATGGTTGATTTTGAGTCAATTGATGCAAATGCCAAGCACCTTGCACTTTCGGTGCCATCACCTGCTCAAAACTAGACCAACTCTGGTTTTGTAGCACTCCATCTGATAACATCCCCGCCGAATGAATCACTCCTGCTAATGGTCGGTTTGATTCCTCAATTCTCTTCCACACCTCTCTCATCGATTTCCCATCAGACACATCGGCCTTTTCCACTACCACTTCCGCTCCTGCCATTTCTAACTCTGTTATTTTTTTCCTAATAGCATCATCCGGTGAACGGCGTCCTAACAATACCAAATGTTTAGCTCCCTTAGACACCATCCAATTAGCTACCAGTAAACCCAAACCTCCCATACCTCCTGTAATCAAATAGCTAGCTCCAGAACGGAAACTTAAAGGCTTCTGAGTCCTAGCATCAGCAAGTTGTGTTTGACTCACCACAATCTTGCCTATATGTTTGGCTTGCTGCATATAACGGAAGGCATCAATGACTTCCTCTATAGGAAATACCTTCACTGGTGGTGGTTGTAGTAAACCGTTGCTCAACTTATCTTTCAACCCTTGCAACATAGAATTGATTAATCCCGGTTGCTGTTGAGACTCTTTGACTAAATCCACTACAAAATAAGATACATCCGGTCTGACTGCTGCTACTTGGCTTGAATCCCAGACTCCTCGCTTGGAGATTTCCACAAACCGACCACCAGAACTGACTACTGAGAGACCCTTGCTAATAAATTCCCCAGAAGTCAGAGAGTTGAGTACAATATTTACTCCTTGACCTTGAGTGATTGCCATCACCTGGTCAGCAAACTCCACTGTCCGGGAATTCATAATGTGTTTGACTCCCATCTGTCGTAGCGCTTCCCATTTGGGAGGACTGGCGGTAGCAAAAACTTCTGCTTCTGCTTGCTGCGCGATTTGAACCGCAGCCATCCCTGTTCCTCCGGCTGCGGCATGGATTAAAACGCGATCGCCAGCCTGAATCTTAGCCAGATGATGCAAAGCATAATAAGCTGTTAAAAAATTAGCTGGAATAGATGCTGCTTCTTCAAAGCTCAGATTTTCTGGCTTAATAACTACATAGGTAGCATCAACAGTTACATACTGACTAAAGCTGCCGTGAGCCATAGCCATAACTGTATCCCCTATCTGAAAGCCTGTGACTTTTGACCCTACAGCTACTACTTCACCCGCACACTCTCCACCAAAACTGTCCATCTCTACTAAGTGTTTTTGAGACATTCCATCCACTTGCTGAGGGACTAATCCTAATGCAGATACTACATCTAGAAAATTCAATCCTGTTGCCTTAACTCTAATTTCTACTTCCCCTGCTCCTGGCGAGCGTCTAGTAACTGGCTCTAGGATTAAGTTATCTAAACTACCCTTCTGGGAACTTCCTAGTTTGAATGGTTGTGATGGTACCAACTGTTGTGCCACTGGTTGCTGATGATGACTAGCCACCAATCGAGCTACATAACGACCATCTCCACGCCATGCCACCTGATCTTCGGAATCCTCTGACCAGATTTCATTAAAGAGTGCATCAGCTTGACCCTCTATAGTCTCCTCTGGGTCTAAATCTATACGAGTACAGTTTAACTCTGGATGTTCCAAGCTAATCACTTTTCCCATTCCCCACACCGAAGATTGGGCTACTCCTGGTATTACGGGATAATTTGACGGTACTGGTTGAGCACCATTCGTTACTAACCATAACCGGGGTGATTGAGATAATCCGGCTTTGACTAAGGCTTGTACCACAGATAAGGTTGTGCCGCACCCTAGCCGAGATAAGTTTTCTAATTCTTCAGAGTTGATAGTTTTACCTAGCCCTGCTTCGGTTGTCCAACATTGTACTACTCCCGATAAAGATGGTGATTTGGCAGCTAGAGTCTCTATCAGTTGCTCAAATTCTGAGAGGTTGTCGGGGTTAATGGTAAATTCTTCCGGGGCAAGCTGTTGATAGCTCTCTCCTGCAAATACTAAGGTACAAACGTCTCCTACTGAGCGCAGTTGGCTAGCTAAGTGTTGAGCAATTCCTTGAGTGTCTGCTAGTATCAACCAACCTTTCGATGTCTCCTTCGTTTGTTCATTGGTTGTGGTAGCTGCTTGGGCTACAATCACCGTTTGCTCTGACAAAGCTTTTGCCATTCCCTCCACTTCTGGCAAGGTAACTACTTGAGTAAAACCTGTTTCACTCAACACCTTTTGCCACTGCTGGCGACTCAGCAGTGGGTAGTCTGGTCGTAATTCATAATCACTGAATTTCCACCATCCTTCTAATAGTCCAAAGATTAAATCCGCCCACCTAATCCGAGTTGTTGCTTCATACAAGACCAACATTCCCCCTGGTGCCAACAGTTGCCGCACATGGGATAAGGTTTGCTTGAGACTTGCGGTTGCATGGAGGACATTGGCCGCAATAATTACATCATATTGATGAGATTCAAATCCTTGGCTGGTCGGGTCTACCTCTATATCTAAGGTTTGATAGCCCAGGAATCGATAATCCCGGAATTTCTCTTGGGCTTTACTGGTGAACAATGCCCCAATATCGGTAAATATATATTCTGTTTGGTTGGGATTGAGATGGGGCAGAATATAGCTAGTTGTCCCTCCTGTTCCAGCTCCGATTTCCAACAACCTTATCCCTCGGCTCGGTGGTAATTTCTCAATAGCTTGAGTGATGGTTTTTTGCACGATCGTGTTCATCACTTTCGCTACACTTGAGTCTTGATACAGTTGGGTTGCTGTGGTTAAATCTCCTTGAGGGAACACCAATTGTACTGGGTCTATTGCTCCTCTTAGTACGACCGCTAGTTGAGATGCACAACGGTCTAACAATGTCAATGTTGCTGCTTCCTCTGGATATTGACTCTGTAAACTCTGGCTTTGTTGAGTCGGGTTGACTTTCTCTAAGGTTTGTTGCACCTGCCACCGTTGTTGCTGGGACTGGAGTATTCCTACTTCTGCTAAGATTTCTAGCAAACGCTGGAACAGTCGTCGTTGGCTCGGAACTATGGCTAAACGTTGGACTGCTGCCTCCAAGTCGAAGCTCTCTGTTGGCTGGTATGACCAACCCATTGACCCCAAGGCTTGCACTATATAATCTACGCTTAATTCTTCTAAGCTCCTGCCAATTTCTGAGGTACGAACATTATCTACTTGAGTTACTAATTCTGCTAGGCTGGGAGTTAATTGTTGGGAAACTTCTACAGGAGCCAGCAAGAAATCAGGAGGTAGCAACTTGCCCAAAAGACCTTTGGTTCTCCATTCTACTTCATACAACCAATTAGTTATTGATTCTACTTCTGTTCTTAGTAGAGTTTGTTGAGTCGCCAGTTTTACTTGTAAACCTTTGACTGTGGCAATGATTTCTCCATCTGGACTCACTAGCGTTACTTGAGTAGTCAAACTTTCTTGAGTTTCCTCGACAGGGGTCATCACTGATGCGTAAGCCCATAGGGAAAGTCCTGGACTACAATATACTTTGAACTGTTCTATTCCTACTGGCAGATAAGTTTTGTCACTATCTGTTTGTGGCAATGCACTAAAAGTTACCTGCAAGGCTGCATCTAGTAATGCCGGATGGAACTGATAGTCGATGGTTTCTCCGAGCAATTCTTCAGGTAACTTAATCTCGGCTAGTGCTTGGTTTTCACCAGACCATAACTTGTATATGCCTTGGAAACTTTTGCCATAGTCTATACCAATTTGCCGACATTGTTGATAATGTTGACTGATTTCTATCGAATGACTACACTCTCTCTGGTATTTTTCCAAGTCTGTTTTAGGAGTTGTCTCTGTTTGGTCTGATCTTATTTTTCCTGTGGCATGGAGTACCCACTTTTGTTCCTCGTTTTCTTGTTCTTGTTGTTGAGAAAATATTTGGAAATTGTAGCTTTGGTTGTCTGTTGTAGTGAGTATGGTTTGGGCTGAAAGCAGTTCTCCTGGGGGCAAAATACATCCCTGGCGAATGAAGAAATCTTCTATTACCAAATTGCGATTTCTCAATTGGTATTTTCCGGCTGCTGTAGCCATTTCTAAATAGGCAGTCGTGGGAAATAATGCTTGATTAAATACTCGGTGGTGGCTGAGGTAGGCTGGGGAGCCTTCCCCTAGGACTGACTGAAAAATTTGTTGTTTACTCGCACAATTGAGTTTTTGACCTAATAGGGGGTGGATATTTTGGCTTGTTGACAAATACTGTTTTTTCGGAAGACCATTATTAGTTTCTAACCAATACCTTTCTCGCTGGAAGGGATATGTCGGCAATGCTACCTTCTGACAAGCATAATCTTGCTCAAATCCTAGCCAATCTACTTGGGCTCCCTCTACATATAACTGTCCTAAACTAGAAAGCATCTGCTGCCATTCTTCTACTCCTGGACGTAATGATGGTAACCAGACACCCACCTCTTCTGGTAAACATTGCTTTCCCATGCCCAGTAATATTGGTTTAGGTCCGATTTCGAGGAATAACTCATATCCTTCCTGATCCAGAGTTGTCATGCTTTGGGCAAACCGCACTGGTTGACGCACATGATTTACCCAATATTCGGCAGAAGTAATCTCAGTATCCACCAGTTGGCCAGTAACATTGGATATCAGTGGTATCCAAGGCTGATGGTAGGTGATTTGATTGGCTACTGCTTCAAACTCTGCCAACATTGGTTCCATCAGAGGGGAATGGAAGGCATGGGATACTTGTAGTTGTTTGGTCTTGATGCCAAGGGATTCCAGGTTAGTTGCGATCGCTCTTACTGCTTCACTATCACCAGAAATTACGATACTTTGGGGTCCGTTGATGGCTGCTATGGCTACTTTGTCTCCTAGGGACATCCCATTCAATGTCTCTAGGACTTTTACTT
The Moorena sp. SIOASIH genome window above contains:
- a CDS encoding type I polyketide synthase, with protein sequence MAKLNLNQDLGNGNSEVVQLAELGDGIVQITMNDEKNRNSFSQKFIDKLFRCFELVNQNQIYKVVILAGTSHYFSTGGTQEQLQSIFREEIKFTDFYEILTLALDCPLPVIAAMEGHALGGGFNLGLYADFIVLSRESFYANNLMKYGLTPVGSTSLILPKKLGAELGQEMIYTGRQYRGEELAQRGIPFPVLPRKEVLNSARKLAKEIAEKPRLSLLALKENLTAEIRTKLPEVVSKELEMHEKTFQQVKVANQTIHQTTNQPVQLKIASYGLLKNLTWVSLENQVPGVGEVKVQIQAVPVNFRDILNALGMLQEHNQTKLGITSVDHLTFGFEAVGVIVGVGSGVSQWQIGDEVMVIGCHDAFSSFIICSPNNLVAKPANLKLIEAATIPIPFFTAYHGLYNLAKIQSGERVLIHAASGGTGQAAIQLAQFWGAEVFATTSPQKMAVLREQGIKHVMNSRTTEFANEIRELTQGKGVDVIFNSLTHGEYIQKNLDVIALEGRYIEISKRNIWSHSQVAQKRSDIKYFPFDLLEEFNRDDQLYSQICKKLIQCFENKELHPLVYKTFPREDIVEAFRYLQRSKHIGRVVVTMPEIYSHKESSSYRLPNQGQMSQQEEVLQQLQSGEVSLEDAEKLLLEVTGEEVQQKFLVKQINNGQNKQSNKYQSENILALLSSGEISLENAENLLLEPESTKETDAITPAQNTDIAIVGISCRYPGAKNYREFWKNLQNGVDSVTEPPPGRWEGQNWYHPDPEHPDTSYCKCAGFIDDIDKFDPSFFQISPGEAQFIEPQQRIFLEEAYHAIEDAGYAPDSLKGKQCGVFVGAVKSDYSKLLSDSGLGTHRLALSGNQLSIVPARIAYFLDLRGPVVAVETACSASLVAVHQACESIKRGESELALAGGIFTMLTPDFQILSSQFQMVSPAGRCKTFDAEASGTVWSEGCGVLLLKSYEQAIRDQDHIYGVIKGTGINYDGNTNGISAPSSQSQTRLEERVYQQFGIDPETISYVEAHGTATSLGDPIEVEALTETFSKWTNRKQFCAIGSVKTNIGHASTAAGVSGLIKTILCLKHQKLVPSLHFNQPNPHIDFANSPFYVNTEFQDWEAQEGKPRRAAVSSFGFSGTNAHIVIEEALKEGNRQQATGNSEDYRKGNRQQATGNSEDYLERSVHLLTLSAKTETSVAELVSSYQNYLKTNPELGLADICYTANTGRTHFNHRLAVVAADQQELVEKLQQHQQGEEVVGIYSGQQEYNTTTAKIAFLFTGQGSQYVNMGRQLYQQAATFREAINQCDDILKTVETFRDKSLREILYPADDSSDSSLLNQTAYTQPVLFAIEYALCQLWQSWGIKPNAVMGHSVGEYVAATVAGVFSLEDALKLIAARGRLMQKLPAGGEMVSVMAPEVKVLETLNGMSLGDKVAIAAINGPQSIVISGDSEAVRAIATNLESLGIKTKQLQVSHAFHSPLMEPMLAEFEAVANQITYHQPWIPLISNVTGQLVDTEITSAEYWVNHVRQPVRFAQSMTTLDQEGYELFLEIGPKPILLGMGKQCLPEEVGVWLPSLRPGVEEWQQMLSSLGQLYVEGAQVDWLGFEQDYACQKVALPTYPFQRERYWLETNNGLPKKQYLSTSQNIHPLLGQKLNCASKQQIFQSVLGEGSPAYLSHHRVFNQALFPTTAYLEMATAAGKYQLRNRNLVIEDFFIRQGCILPPGELLSAQTILTTTDNQSYNFQIFSQQQEQENEEQKWVLHATGKIRSDQTETTPKTDLEKYQRECSHSIEISQHYQQCRQIGIDYGKSFQGIYKLWSGENQALAEIKLPEELLGETIDYQFHPALLDAALQVTFSALPQTDSDKTYLPVGIEQFKVYCSPGLSLWAYASVMTPVEETQESLTTQVTLVSPDGEIIATVKGLQVKLATQQTLLRTEVESITNWLYEVEWRTKGLLGKLLPPDFLLAPVEVSQQLTPSLAELVTQVDNVRTSEIGRSLEELSVDYIVQALGSMGWSYQPTESFDLEAAVQRLAIVPSQRRLFQRLLEILAEVGILQSQQQRWQVQQTLEKVNPTQQSQSLQSQYPEEAATLTLLDRCASQLAVVLRGAIDPVQLVFPQGDLTTATQLYQDSSVAKVMNTIVQKTITQAIEKLPPSRGIRLLEIGAGTGGTTSYILPHLNPNQTEYIFTDIGALFTSKAQEKFRDYRFLGYQTLDIEVDPTSQGFESHQYDVIIAANVLHATASLKQTLSHVRQLLAPGGMLVLYEATTRIRWADLIFGLLEGWWKFSDYELRPDYPLLSRQQWQKVLSETGFTQVVTLPEVEGMAKALSEQTVIVAQAATTTNEQTKETSKGWLILADTQGIAQHLASQLRSVGDVCTLVFAGESYQQLAPEEFTINPDNLSEFEQLIETLAAKSPSLSGVVQCWTTEAGLGKTINSEELENLSRLGCGTTLSVVQALVKAGLSQSPRLWLVTNGAQPVPSNYPVIPGVAQSSVWGMGKVISLEHPELNCTRIDLDPEETIEGQADALFNEIWSEDSEDQVAWRGDGRYVARLVASHHQQPVAQQLVPSQPFKLGSSQKGSLDNLILEPVTRRSPGAGEVEIRVKATGLNFLDVVSALGLVPQQVDGMSQKHLVEMDSFGGECAGEVVAVGSKVTGFQIGDTVMAMAHGSFSQYVTVDATYVVIKPENLSFEEAASIPANFLTAYYALHHLAKIQAGDRVLIHAAAGGTGMAAVQIAQQAEAEVFATASPPKWEALRQMGVKHIMNSRTVEFADQVMAITQGQGVNIVLNSLTSGEFISKGLSVVSSGGRFVEISKRGVWDSSQVAAVRPDVSYFVVDLVKESQQQPGLINSMLQGLKDKLSNGLLQPPPVKVFPIEEVIDAFRYMQQAKHIGKIVVSQTQLADARTQKPLSFRSGASYLITGGMGGLGLLVANWMVSKGAKHLVLLGRRSPDDAIRKKITELEMAGAEVVVEKADVSDGKSMREVWKRIEESNRPLAGVIHSAGMLSDGVLQNQSWSSFEQVMAPKVQGAWHLHQLTQNQPLDFFVLFSSAASLLGSPGQGNHSAANGFLDGLAHYRRGMGLSGLSIHWGAVAQVGEAAERGADMRASKQGMGVISPTQVLESLELLMSGEDVEVGVVPLEWSGWQERLAQWPFLADWQETIQTTSETSKSEFLLKLEATAPNERRSLLVAHVRRQLALVLGINNPESIALATGFFDLGMDSLSSVELRNKLQSSLDCSLPSSLAFDYPKVEKLVDYLVKDLLAEKEEVADESEQLIEIDDIAKRLAEQLGAN